In a genomic window of Quercus lobata isolate SW786 chromosome 4, ValleyOak3.0 Primary Assembly, whole genome shotgun sequence:
- the LOC115985274 gene encoding uncharacterized protein LOC115985274 — protein sequence MYNGRMDPMEHVSHFNQRMTVHSKIETLMCKVFPSSLGPVVIRWFDDLQEGSINSFNELTRAFKARFVTCNRVPWPLDSLLSMTMLEGETLKIYSNRYWEMFNEIDGNFDDMTIRTFKVALLVKHDLRKSLTRKPIWSVRQLMDYIDKYKRVEEDQQQGKGKAKVVLQDREDFRSDGYNNNRPQRDFAGCSKHSSAKGCP from the coding sequence ATGTATAATGGCAGAATGGATCCCATGGAGCATGTTAGCCACTTTAACCAGAGAATGACAGTTCACTCAAAGATTGAGactttgatgtgcaaggtgttcccaTCCAGTTTGGGGCCCGTGGTGATAAGATGGTTCGATGATCTGCAAGAAGGTTCTATTAACTCCTTTAATGAACTTACTAGAGCATTTAAGGCTCGTTTTGTTACTTGCAATAGAGTTCCTTGGCCGTTAGACTCCCTGTTGTCTATGACTATGCTAGAAGGGGAAACCCTGAAAATTTATTCTAAcagatactgggaaatgtttaatgagataGATGGGAACTTTGATGATATGACTATAAGGACTTTCAAGGTCGCCCTACTCGTCAagcatgatttgagaaaatcTTTGACGAGGAAGCCTATTTGGAGTGTGCGTCAGCTCATGGACTACATTGACAAGTACAAGCGGGTCGAGGAGGACCAACAACAAGGGAAAGGGAAAGCTAAGGTGGTCCTACAAGATAGAGAGGATTTTAGGTCGGATGGATACAACAATAACCGACCTCAGAGAGATTTTGCTGGGTGCTCTAAACATTCATCAGCCAAAGGGTGTCCTTAA